A stretch of DNA from Thermoplasmata archaeon:
AACCTTGAAAACATCTGTTTCAGGATTGATGGCCAAACCAATCATAATATTAGATTTTTTAGCTTGTTTCAATATTTTATCATCTTTAATTGTCTCAACATGAACAGTGATAATATCCGATCCTGCACTTATAAATTGATCCATATACTTTTCTGGGTGTTCAATCATTAAGTGGCTGTCTAATTTAGCCGATGTTACTCTTCTTATACTTTCTACAACAATAGGCCCAAAAGATATATTCGGAACAAAATGACCGTCCATTATGTCTAAGTGAAACATACTAATTCCATTAGCTTCGCATTCTTTTATATCTTTTTCTAAATTAGCAAAGTTAGCAGAAAGTATAGATGGCACTAATATAACCATAAGTAAGTTAATAATCAGGTAT
This window harbors:
- the rpe gene encoding ribulose-phosphate 3-epimerase, with the translated sequence MVILVPSILSANFANLEKDIKECEANGISMFHLDIMDGHFVPNISFGPIVVESIRRVTSAKLDSHLMIEHPEKYMDQFISAGSDIITVHVETIKDDKILKQAKKSNIMIGLAINPETDVFKVSGFLKYIDFILVMSVHPGFSGQKFIIESLNKIKNIKEIILKNNLNIKIEVDGGVNQSNAKAIIEAGADYLVAASAIFNGNISDNIKKFYSIF